A single Prochlorococcus marinus XMU1410 DNA region contains:
- a CDS encoding molecular chaperone DnaJ: MNTQELKVSYKKLLNKAAKANGRKETVSYLNRAAKIKSKIYSNTKVNCFRCNGAGFLRISLDETKTCLSCYGKGFLIKEIQQV; the protein is encoded by the coding sequence ATGAATACCCAAGAACTAAAAGTCAGTTATAAAAAGCTTTTAAACAAAGCTGCCAAGGCAAACGGCCGTAAAGAAACTGTTTCTTACTTAAATCGTGCTGCTAAAATTAAATCAAAAATCTATTCAAACACTAAAGTAAATTGCTTTAGATGTAATGGAGCAGGTTTTCTAAGAATTTCTTTAGATGAGACTAAGACATGTCTATCTTGCTATGGGAAGGGTTTTTTAATTAAAGAAATTCAGCAAGTTTAA
- a CDS encoding DUF3303 domain-containing protein translates to MQRYLISYEFTDGEDQEEGAEMLINWYESGGPQNRPENYEVHSWIFMVQNGIGHSVVSADSLETIWKQWHPWRRLMDISIQPCMDLDETVGLFKKQKMNTRIV, encoded by the coding sequence ATGCAAAGGTATTTGATTTCCTACGAATTTACTGATGGCGAGGATCAAGAAGAAGGGGCAGAAATGCTAATTAATTGGTATGAATCAGGTGGTCCCCAAAATAGACCTGAAAACTATGAGGTTCATTCTTGGATTTTTATGGTTCAAAATGGGATTGGACATTCTGTAGTGAGTGCAGATTCTCTTGAGACAATTTGGAAGCAATGGCATCCATGGAGAAGGTTAATGGATATAAGCATTCAGCCTTGTATGGATCTTGATGAGACCGTCGGATTATTCAAAAAACAAAAAATGAATACACGGATAGTCTAA
- a CDS encoding DUP family protein translates to MINKKDQSDPIDNLEYEKVLEEEVINSYESKFQKDTEEDIKKIKFYRLKRTPLEILNRSFFFFFIGSFLFSLFLAYSESKLWFILYVISALSCVFYTPNRKALKELIAAWPNIEDLIKGRSMWRKGK, encoded by the coding sequence ATGATAAATAAAAAGGATCAAAGCGATCCAATTGATAATTTAGAGTATGAAAAAGTTCTAGAAGAAGAAGTAATTAATTCGTACGAAAGTAAATTTCAGAAAGACACTGAAGAAGATATTAAAAAGATTAAATTCTACAGACTTAAAAGAACTCCATTAGAAATATTAAATAGGTCATTTTTCTTTTTCTTTATTGGAAGTTTTCTTTTCTCTTTGTTTTTAGCTTATTCAGAGAGTAAGTTATGGTTCATACTTTATGTAATAAGTGCATTGTCATGTGTTTTCTATACTCCTAATAGAAAGGCACTAAAAGAATTAATAGCAGCTTGGCCAAATATAGAGGATCTCATCAAAGGGAGGAGTATGTGGAGAAAAGGCAAGTAA
- a CDS encoding DUF1499 domain-containing protein, translating to MVSSIQGLAPITNPLNSVLVEKKLINVDQKFIQLVSLAEGLPRTEVIESGRNYWRGVCRSLIFRFPDDLEILKLDVRSYVDRSKGIIQIRSAARLGQSDLGVNLRRVEYLFNQLEKF from the coding sequence ATGGTTTCCTCCATTCAAGGTCTTGCTCCAATAACTAATCCATTAAATAGTGTCTTAGTAGAAAAAAAACTAATAAATGTTGATCAAAAGTTTATTCAACTTGTTTCTCTTGCAGAAGGTTTACCTCGTACAGAAGTAATTGAAAGTGGAAGGAATTATTGGAGAGGTGTTTGTAGGAGCTTAATTTTTAGATTTCCTGATGACCTTGAAATTTTAAAGCTTGATGTAAGAAGTTATGTAGATAGATCTAAAGGAATTATTCAGATAAGATCTGCAGCAAGATTAGGGCAATCAGATTTAGGCGTTAATCTAAGAAGAGTGGAATACTTGTTTAATCAATTAGAGAAATTTTAA